Below is a genomic region from Lampris incognitus isolate fLamInc1 chromosome 2, fLamInc1.hap2, whole genome shotgun sequence.
TAAGTACTAAATGAAACAACTTgttggggtggggtgagggggggcGGTTTCATATCAAAATCTATATTTAACATTGTTTTGGACAGAAATTCGGGAAATAGGGAACGACTTCAAAAGTTTGAAAAACATACATTCAATCGGGTTTGTCCAAACTTTTGGTACTGGTACTGCATGTCTTGCACCAAATCTGGCATAAAACCAAAACAAGCAGCACATTGCATCTCGAGCTCAgaattttcattttttttgttcatttcaACACGTAACGCTGTATGATCGTGCTACGCCGTTACTATGACTCCTCATGTCCTCCGCTGTGCATTTGCATGGCTTGGACTTGAATGGAGGTTGGCCATCAAACGAGCCCTTGCCATTTCATGCAGATGAACAACCAGATGCACTGAGCAAGTGAGAGCAGCGGAGACACAAAGGGACCCTGCAGTGCTGGATGAATTATTGATGGGCATGAATGAGGCATGCAGACTATGAACAGAATGGCGTGAACATGACCAtgaccctttgtgtgtgtgtgtgtgtgtgtgtgtgtgtgtgtgtgtgtgtgtgtgtgtgtgtgtgtgtgtgtgtgtgtgtgtgtgtgtatgattgatCCAATGATATTAAATCCATCTTAACTAAGCAGTGGTCTAACAGCTGGGAGCCAAGGCTTGGTGTTTAAGATCTTAGCTGGTTTGTTTGTTAGGGCACACAGGTGGGAGCTCTGTAATGGATATTAGATCGCTGTGTGTCCATTTCTGCAGGGGGGCCCTGGTCTTAGTGAGCCGCACATGGATTAGGGCCAAGTGCTCAGGTGGCAGAAAGGTGTTCTGGTTCAGCAGGGATGCCATCAGGATCCCGGTTCTACCAACATACCAGACTAATCACGGCTGCTGTTGGGTGACCAAAAGGTTTTTAACCATCCAGTCACATTTCTTGACTTCATAACTGAAGATCGAAGCTGCTTTAACAGGAAATGGTGAATTTTGGCTGTACTTTTACCGCAGTGTTTGAAAGCAGGAGCAGACAAAGTACTACAAAATATACGATGGTGGAATattaaaataagtaaaaaaaaaaaaaaaagtaaatcatATCAGCAAAAGGGCAACCGGTAAGCCACAATCCAGTTTGGTTCAAACCAAATAAGGCAATCGTGCAAAAAATAAACCACACAGACATGAAATGCGAAGGGTCAGGTGTGACGGACAGGGAGGAGCTACCGGCTgacgggggaggagaggggggaatgTAAATGAGTTGAAGTGCTGCAGTCTCCAGCAGACTGCGGGACAGTGGTGGGAGCTGAATTGAGAGGAGCACCAGGAGAGATGGTTCCCCAGCTCCTCATCAGCACCTACTCAGAGCAGTTTGGCTCTCCTGGCAGAGGGAGACCTGCACGGCCTCGACCATCCTCAGCCCACCGCAGGAACAACCCACATCCCCGGCCGGTAAGACGCACTTTCAACCAATGCAGAAATTCTCCAAAAGCAGATGTCAGAAGTAGCCAAAGCGGATTTACAAGTACCTGTTTAAGACCGTGTAAAGGTCTCGAAGTTGATCAAAAGAGTCTTCAAAATTACAAAGGGAAGGAAGGTGGGCAGATTTCCCGAGGGTTCTTGTAAGGGCAGACAGTACACTTATCATTAACCCCTTTCCTCATTGCAGTTCTTCATTAAGACAGACTAAGCCCTCTTGTACTAATTGATGGCTGGTTGTTTACATACTGGCGTACAGAGTGAAAGCTGTATCCCATCTATTATTAACTACTTCCTCCATGCCTGTCTATCCCGAGATTGAGTACACAGAGCCACCGAAGACCTATTCAATATCACAAACGATTACCGTACATTACCGCTTTGTACAAAAATATTATAGTATAAATGTAAGTTGCATGTCTGTGATGAGTTTCCATGTCCTTCTGCTTTCTTTTTATCCCCTTGCcacaccagaatcagaatcacaatcaactttactggccaagtgtgcttatgcacatgaggaatttaacttcagtttacagcagcttctagtacttgcatatatcactcacacaaaaaaaagaaagcaagagaaaataaaaaataaatggaataataaataggATATTGGAGGTAAATATGtttgcacaacaggtatgtcacaactatacagGGTTTTGTTATAGTTGAATAATTAATAACTTATACTTATATATTATATGGCTTATATATTATattgcttatatattatattatatacttatATCGCATACTTATAACTTTATAACTTATTATGCTTGTAGTATATTATAtactaatatacatatatatatttatatatttatataaatttATCTATTATAaaattatatactatattatatacttatattataattataacaataacaataataccaaagaaggttgaatcagttcatctggacacagcattgtatccagatgaactgattcaaccttctttgattttcgtacctgggttattgagcatgcatcaagacaatcacagtaataatttgtaaccagtacaCAGTGgctgtatatgtatacatacaactgtacatttgtattgcacatgtgGTTTAAAGAGAGGCAGTGCACattgtagatatgtaggtgagacatcttgagcagaggggctatttacaaagtgtcatatttacatataaGTGTCCATGCTGTTGCACCAAGCTGTTAAgtattcatgagagagatggcctgtggggaaaaaactgttcctgtctggtggttttggcgcACATTGCCGAgtagcacttgccagagggtaggagttcatacagactgtgtcctgggtgtggggggtctgtgctgattctgcccgccagtttccgggctctagaggtgtacacgccctgcagggtgggcaggggagcgccaatgattttttttcctgctgtcCTTGCACATAATAAAAATACAATGACAAGTTTAGAAAGGAAATATTCTGAGAGAAGGGTGAGCGCAAAATTGCATAACCCCCATCTTCTCTATGCATTTTCATCTTTTTCCAACTCCTCCCCCTCCCCAGGATTTCCTATTTCCCCGAAGACTTCAAGCACAAACAGTCTCACATCCCGTACCTCCTGTGAGCACCAGCCGTCCTCTCTTCCCCCCTGTGAGACACTTATCCTTCCACAGCCCAGGTACAGATGCATCCTCAACTTTAAGCCGTTTGTGTGAGATTTTTCCAAGTTTAAACAACTATAGTAACTCTGTGCATCCAATTATTGTCGAGTGTCTGAACCTGATTGAACAAGAATAAAACCAACATAAACGAAAGACAAATTTTTATCCCAGCTAAGTGATGTGCATTTTTTTGTACGTATGTGTACGCGttgttgctgtgttgttgtgcgTGCTGTTTCTTTTGCATTAGGGGGTAAGCCTGAAAACACACTAAATGCAGCGGACACAGGCGGAACTCCCTTTACGCCTGCTGTCAGAACATCCACGACACATGCCCTGCCCTCTGCTGATGCACTGCAGAAAGTTCAGCTAACAAACCCTTCTGATCACGCAGACATTCTGTTACAAACACACCCGAGGAACCCACTGAGGTATCAATCCATATGTCTCATCCATTAGCCAGGCTATAAAGCTAATTACACTGACTTTAGGAAGATATGACCGTGGAGGATAACACTACAAAGGTCCTCCGCTTTACTGACAGTTTCATCCCGGATAATGTTTTGAACTTTGTCTGCAAACGTGGCTTTTGTTGCTGACAGTAAAATGGCTTTGTTTTAGGCATTTTCAGCAGAGGCCGGATGACCTGAAAAATGTCCGTAATCACTCAGCAGGAGGACTTAGGTAAGAGGTTGGCTTCTGACCTCTTTTTTCCCCCATGGCTTTTAAACCTTTGTCTCGTTTGCCAGTTTGATGGACATTGCTTCCAGCAATCACATGACAAAGGGCTTCACAGGAAGAAACACCCTGTTTACACATGTGTACACTTAGCATAAAAATGTGTCTAGAGTAAacggttgtggctagatggggtacagccacggacggaagtgacacAAATCTCGCTGGGTGTATTCCATTGCTATGgtgctagctagcctagctaacctcctgagacACATGGCGGCAAATTCAGAAGAAGCCCACGAAGGCTATTTTCACAGTTTCCTTTCGTGTAGATCTTTTGAGgggatttaaaaaatatataaggAGGACACACTGATGAAATTCGTTGTTTCGATAAAAGACAAGGCTCCTGGCGGAGCGTGGCAAATGCGATTACTTAATAGGGATAAATGcacagaattaacattttaaatataatGTTATCTCTATGGATAGCTACAGTGTCGCAGAcgcaagctaacgttagcaactgttttatatagacttagctggcttgctagcattGGGAAGCAGTATCTATGCACAAGCAACAGCGATGTTTCATTTAAAATGCACAATAAGCAGTTTTTATTAAGTGAAATTGTAGttattttaagtaaaaataattcatccgactcatcattcatctggctttaaaaaccaaagtccaaactcgtggtagctcaggaggttagctaggctagctattgCCGTAGACAGTGAAATACGCCCAGtgagattttgcgtcacttccgtccgtggctgtaccccatctGGCCACTAGGCTAGCTATCGCCTTAGCAACGAAATGTGCCCGGTGAGATTTTgtgtcacttccgtccgtggctgtacccTATGTAGCCACTAGCTGTCAGGTTTAGTCAGTCCTTCTTCGGTGCGTCTTGGCTCCATTAACACTTGGATCATTATGTGGTTTGAGTAAATGTGACAGCTGTCGGATTTATTCAAAACGCACGTTTATGCTAAGAGTAAACAGGGTGAAAGTGGATATAGTTTTGATATCAGCTTAATGGCTGCATGACTCGTTAGAATGCATGGATAAAGGAGTTGCTGTCACAACATTAAAAGTGCAGAAATGATTTTTGCAGTCGGCAGTGGTAGTCATAAAGTAAACTTACATCGTTTCCGACAGGCAATTCATGGCTATTAATCCTCAGATGGGACTCCAAACACGCAACCCTCCTGCAGCACCTCACCACCTGCCACATACACAGCCCTGGAGGTCGCGTTCAAACATCACGCTGGATTCATGGTACACGTCCTACTGCATTGAGTGAAGACCAATTTTGTCCTGATATGGCGAACATTCCCCCATGCAACACACAAACCCATGGGTGTGGTCGGGGGGTGTCATTTGACCAACAACAATAAACAAAACGTCCAAAAAGTCCAACTAAATTGTATTCAATGAAACAAAGCAGCAGTTACCTTGGGAAAAAGGCTCATAGTCACTACCATATAATGTTTTTAAACCTGAAACATCCAGTGTTAGGTGACGCTTCTGTTAAATTACGAGTTTTAGCCCACTATAAAGTATAGTGTATTCATAGCTATAGTGGGTCAAGCACTGGCTTGCATAGGTGTCTTGTGCTAGGAATAAAATGTCCACTTTTTGAGAAAAAAGACCCACCCCTTTTAGTAGGCTGACTACTGCCCTGAGACGCATGCacatatttcacacacacacacacacacacacacacacacacacacacacacacacacacacacacacacacacacacacacacacacacatacacacacacacacaaaaagggggcgggagagagagagagcgagagagaatatgGACAATAACAGGTCTTTTTTTGTTCTGCTCTAATCCTTCCTTGACAGCAGTGGCTACAGCTGCTTCCATGTGGTGAACCCCTTCCAAGCTGGACACTACATCATACACCCGGAGTTTGTGTCCGAATTCCTCCGTTGAAACGCCAGCAAATGCATGGATGGATTCGTGAACGGGCCTCCTGTGCACAGGCCAAAGGCAGAGCCTCTGTGTGAAGTCACTCTTATTCACTTTTCATTTCGAGTCAAACGGCTCAGGCATTCGTTTCAATAACACCTTGCTGTCACTGGCTTTATCTGATCTCATATACGTGGTTGAGAGAGGCGTCAGTGTGCTGTTTGCTTTGATTGAGTGTACCTGTcctggggatgggggtggggtttGGGGTGTTTAAGGTGTCTGTTAAGAGGCCCCGTTGTCTCACGATCCCTCTCCATGAACGTATTTGAATTCAAAACATTTCAATAAAAGACGTTTACTCATACATGTGATATAGCTATAACTTTAAAATGTTATTTTGTGGAAGTTGGGTGAAAACAGAGACGAAAAACTTCTCTTTAACTACacagttattttttattttccaccACCCTGCCTCAACAACATGGCGCTGTGTAACCATGGCTACACCCTGAGCCCTTGAAGAGAGCATGTCAacttaaaacaaaacaacaagccATGATCAATTAGGTCCGTAAGTCCACTACCCaaatccccccagaattcaccataataggaAGAGTTAAAGTGGTGGGGAACGGCTCTGCCGAACAGGTGCGGGGGGCTGGGGCTCCTGCTGGAGGGGCCTTAGGGACCCTACGGTGgcatgggggtgggtgggtggaggagcTTTAGGgaccttgttggggggtgggggccaaGTAGGAGGGCGTCCCCGTCATGGCGATTGAgccagtccaacaggtcggtacaagtccaggtgagccggtttgaggtgaTCCATGGAAATGTGCTCCAGCTTACCACCGATGTCCACGACAAAGTGTTTGTTCCTGGTCTCCAGGACACAGAACAGGCCATTGTAGGGGGGTTGCAGGAGTCCACGGTGGGCATCGTGGTGGATGAAAATGTATTCTGCTGACTACAGACTTGCAGGgacgtgagactgtgggaggctgtgttgcgaagtggggatcAGTGTGAAAACTGGCGTTATCCAGAAGCATGGTCTGTtggtgggctgcagaccaggaagCCGTGGTGTTTCAGCCATTGAGTCATCCTGTCCACCattgtgaggaggtaagtaaaactgtGGGAGGGAGGTAGGGCCAccactaggtccacgtttacgtggtcgaacctccttacGGGCACCGGGAACTGCGCCAGGGGAGCTTTGGTGTGGTggtgcactttagagcgctgGCACTCCACGCAGATGTCAGCCCTGCCTTTCACATCTTTTTTTAGCCCATGCCAGATGACTTTGGCTGCTACCAGTCCTTGAGATGGCTTTTTGCccgggtgggagaggccatggacagtgtCGAAAACACACCGCCTTCATCCAGTTGGAATGACGGGCCGGGGCTGACCCCTGGAGACATCGCATAGGAACGTGGTACCagtgtcgtcgaaagccacatcctctaactacagccctgtgacagccgtcctgaGCTATGTGCGGGTTGGCGGcttggtcagctgccatgcgggcatTGTCAAGTCCCAAGCGGATGGCCCCCGCGATGGCCCAGGAGAGGCAGTCGGTgatgaggttggttttgccagtaACATGCTGTACGTCTGTAGTGAACTccaagatgtaggagagctgtcgctgctggcgggcggaccacagctcagccaccttggccatggctaatgtcagtggtttgtggtacCCAAATGCCATGAACTGGTGGGCCTCCAGCAGGGGACAGAAGtgtcgaacggcgaggtagagagTGAGGAGCTCCCAatcaaaggtgctgtacttccattCGCTGTTGCATAACTGTTGGCTGAAGCAAGCAAGCGAGTGGCTCCCAAGCACCATTCACCCACTGCTCATGCACTGCACTGACTGCATAGTCCAAAGCGTCCGTGGTAATGGTGATCAGACCCTTGGGTGATGGGTGCGACAGCATTTTTGcatcagccagagcagtcttGGTGTCCACAAACGTCTTGTCCCTCTCTGcggaccagtccacagtgtgtctggtggccttgcctttcaggacCTCATATAAGGGTCGTATGAGGTGAGCAGCTTGAAGGATAAagtggtggtaaaagttcaccatgccgaggaactccttcagggacttgactgtgagtggTCGCGGAAGTTCACAACTGCGTCCACCTTTGATGGGAGGGGTACCGCCCCGTCTTTGGTGATTCGGTGTCggaggaagtcgatggtggtcggcctgaactggcacttggctgggttgatgaTCAGCCTGTGTTGGCTGAGGTATTCAAAAAATGTCCAGAAGTGAGACAGGTGTTCTACTTTGGAGGTGATGGAAgatgaaaggcaggtcccgtacACAGAACTGAATCCACGAGGCGCTGCGATGTCTGTGAACGGCATGTGCAGGAACttgaacagtccaaatggggtgctcactgccgttttggggacattcaGCAGGTGGATGGGCAACTGATGGTATCCATggacgaggtccactttggaaaagatgacttttccagccaggtgggcagaAAAGTCTcggatgtgtgggactgggtagcagTCCAGTGTTGTTGCATTGTTGAGTCGGCGTTAATCGCTGTACAAGTGCCACCCGCCGCCAGGCTTCAGGACGATGtgaaggggtgaagcccacgggctgctggagcggcgaatgatgccgaggcgctccatattcTCAAACGCCTCCCTGGCGGTGGTGAGCTTGGCCGGGTCAAGGCGCCGAGGCCGAGCAGAGACCGGTGGGCCAGTGGCGGCGTGGTCCTCCACTCCGTGCTTGTTGGTGGAtgacgagaaggtgggctgcaTGAGGACCGGCAACTCAGCGAGAAGCCGGAGAAACTCGTCTGCGGCGGAGAGCATTCCAGACAGTCTGATGACGTCCGTTCCGCTGAGAGCGCACGCATACACAGAAAGTGACAGCGTCGATCAGCcggcggtttttgacatccaccagcggTCCATAGACGCATAACAACGGAAATCCGcgccgaggagggggacggaCACTTTTGCCTTGACAAAGCCCCAACCGAACCGCTGTCCGccgaaacacagctccacgtacctagtgccacaagtgcggatggggctgccgttagcggcatccatggggggggggtgatatccGCAGGACAGGATTTATACTCTTAAAGCGGGCAGGATGCTCCTCTGCGCGCCCGTGTCGCATAGGAACCGCCGTCCGGAGATGGTGTCTTGGATGAacagcagcctgccagttcggccgacgcacatggccactactgagcgccggccccggcgtttcccgccACGCTGTAACTGCATGCAGGTTGACGccgcttggccttgggtccatACTTGGCGTAGTAAAAACACAGGCCGGGGCCccgccgttgaggagctgctgctgctgcggcggcgactGTTACATGTCTCCAGGCAGCGGTGAAAATGCTCGGGCAGGAAAAAGCGTGGCCGCAAAGTGCTGCTGACCAGCcaggaatttttttttatcagccTCCTTGGCCAGAGCACGGCAGTCAATGATGGCAGTTTTGTGCcaagcagcccgtacctgagaatTCGGGCTTGTGCTCGAGATCCAGCGCCCTGTCCATgagttcagacggcttactgtcaccgaggcctGGCAGAGAGAAGAGCCAgctggcccgctcagcgtcaCAAAGCTCGAACGTTTTCAACAGgcgagccttgagtgtctcgtatttatcctgctgcggagcATTTCTGGAGGAGGCTCGCCACTCTGGCTGCTGTTCAACTCCCGAGAGACGCCACATCACGGTATTTCGCggcgtccgcggtgatttcccgcaacgcgaactgcgcttctgtctgggcgaaccgaGCCGAGgcggacgactcccagaactccggcagcttgagagaaaccgcatcAGGCGTCACGTCGGTGAAGAGCTGTCTCTGGAAACGCCCAGCTGACAAACGTCGGGGGTCACCAGTTGTGGAAACTGGGAGAAAACAGAGACGAGCGACTTCTCTCTTGCCTACCCGGAcgcgtgtgtcgtctatcttgtTCTTTTTCCACCACCCCGCCTGAAACAACACGGCGCTGCATAATCATGGCTACACCCCGAGCCCTGAAACTATAAAGTGAGCACGTCAACTTCATACAGAAAAACAGCAAGCCACGGTGAGTTATTTCTGTAACCCCGCTACAATTCAGACGTCTGGCGCTGTGAGATTTCACTGGAACTGGCTCAGAAGTCTGTGACCCCACTCACTACACGTCAGGTCAGGAGAACGTACTTTTCCTGTCTAACTACATTTCCCATAGCTTGGTACGGTCGTGGTTTGAGTCGGTGGGCGTAGCCAAAGCGCACACGCAGAGGGTCCTGTTTACGAGGCTGTTCCGCCGACACAGGGCTCCTCTTGATCGGTAGGTGAATCTacttttttcctcttctttctttagtGACTTTTAGGGGTCTTAGCAGAACAGTCAGTACGATCAGCTGGCGCACATATCGAGTCATTCTCCTGTACTGTACATCACGTGAGAGTGGACCACGCGACGACAGAGTTATTAGTCCGCGAGGAAACTTTTTTAGCACACGACCGGTCGCCCAATGCATGTGTATGTCCACATAAATTCTCGAGATGATTTAATCATAACAGTGTGCTTGATGGTTAATGCATTTCGGTGAAAACAGAATGCTTTAGTTGAAAATATTTCCTCAGCAATGGTCACGACAGCAATGGTGATACTTGGTGTTTGGGTAAGTGACCATTACAGTGCTACCGTTGCAACACATGTACAGTATTGTACagtcaccccccccaccaccaccacctcctcctcctccacgcacacattttgttgttttgtttttttctgagctAGAGAGGTGTTCTCAGACACCAGTTTTGAGTGTATCAGCATGTCTGTGTTTATTTTTCTCCATGTGACAACACATGGAGAACTGTGTGACTTGGGAGATAGTCGCCTCCATTGACTCTTAACATAAACAAAAAACCTGCTTCACTCTCAAGTTGGGAATTTTCTTGGTTCCCACAGTGCTGGGCCATATGGAAAACATTATTTTTTACGACGATCGTTGGGGATTTTACACAATTTGTCACCATGTCTGTTTACATCTgtaaaaataccatatttaagagTCCCAAGGTGAGGTTTATCACACTGAATTGTTTGGTAATgtgaagtataatatcaaactgaAAGTAGTttgtcaaataatactccctcgggtatttcagacctcattttgtgagaaatgtcCGGTGAAAGATTTGTGTTTTCATAATTTAGACTCTAAATTTGAGTATCACAGGACGACAATCTCATGGAGATACAGTACCATTTAAAGATGATAAAATTATTCAGTGACTTTCAAGATCGGTTCGCCGGATTAGTTCATATTGCAATAGTTTGGATTTAATTTGTGATTGCATGCTTAGAATACTAAAatctgttatttttattttattttttgctacATTTTTACACATCAGACccttgaaattgtgctttttttccaCACCACATTATGCACATAATTAAGCACTACTGTATTGAACATGTCTCCAGTATAACTTTACCAATCGTATTTCTTTCACTGAGTTGATTGGAGCAAAGTGGCTACAGGCCCTTAAAGAAAACCAACGTTTTTAACCCTTATAAAAATGGGTTTTGTGGAGGGGTCAGGAATCAATAATGAGGCTGGTTGAACACAGAATTAGTCCATTAGATTGCTAATTAATTCCAAGCATTCTCTATTATCGACCCCAGCTGGCAGGGCAGGCAGTGAGGGCCCACTGTAGTTTAGGCTAGTCAGCAAGGCAGCAGGAAAGAGGAGACTGACCTCTTTCTGGTCTGCTCCACTGCATCCTATTGAAATTGATCTCATTAGTTAGTAGCCACAATAACTAACATCGAACAGGCAATTACCCATAATGGTTTCTCCTATATCGTTGTTGGCTGAGCAGTCTTTGTGCAGATCAAGTGGCTATGAGACATAGACATATATAGATATGTCTGTCTTTTTTGCGCTCATCAGTGATTTCCTGCAGTTTATTGTAATGTATAGGACCGTTGTTTTGTTACTGGGTTTGTTAAAGTATCTGGTGTTTAACTGGAGCGGACCAGGTTGCTTCCACTTCTGGCTCTTGGTCTGGCTTGATGGAAAAGGAAGTCTTGTATGTGTTCCTCTCACTGCCTGGTACTGGCAGAGCTTGAAAGCCTAAAATCCCTTTTTCACCTAACTCTGCTGCCTTACATACAAATGAGTCTTGTGTTTTAGTTGGAGTGATGCATTAGAATGACCACTGTGTGCTTTCACTTTGTCCGATTTGTCTTCGTTAAAGCATAAAAGTTCATACCTCTCACTGGCGTGGAGGCAGAGCGTTGTGGAGCTCTGTTCAGCATCTGAGTCCGTGGCTAAAGTGTGTGAGAGATGAGAGGCAGAGGATGGAATGTAAACTAGATGAGACTGTGAGGCAGATCCATATTGTGAAATGTGTATTCATTGGAACAGTTTTCCTTGATGTCTCTGGTTGTTCATAGTGAATACAAAGTGAATATTTGAATTATGTTACTTTTAAGACAACACTTGGTAATTGATATTGAGTGAATTTAGAGCAATCgcaaacagattttttttcttttagtagTTTACTAACTTTATTGCTAACACGGTTTTCACTGAAAACGAATTGCTTTCTTATGTGAGAAACTGGCAAGACAATGCAGATGAGTAAATCTTATTCTAGGAACTACAAACAGGACTTTTGAACATATGTTATCACTTTCTTAT
It encodes:
- the LOC130108427 gene encoding uncharacterized protein LOC130108427 isoform X1, whose protein sequence is MVPQLLISTYSEQFGSPGRGRPARPRPSSAHRRNNPHPRPDFLFPRRLQAQTVSHPVPPVSTSRPLFPPVRHLSFHSPGGKPENTLNAADTGGTPFTPAVRTSTTHALPSADALQKVQLTNPSDHADILLQTHPRNPLRHFQQRPDDLKNVRNHSAGGLRQFMAINPQMGLQTRNPPAAPHHLPHTQPWRSRSNITLDSCSGYSCFHVVNPFQAGHYIIHPEFVSEFLR
- the LOC130108427 gene encoding uncharacterized protein LOC130108427 isoform X2; the encoded protein is MVPQLLISTYSEQFGSPGRGRPARPRPSSAHRRNNPHPRPDFLFPRRLQAQTVSHPVPPVSTSRPLFPPVRHLSFHSPGGKPENTLNAADTGGTPFTPAVRTSTTHALPSADALQKVQLTNPSDHADILLQTHPRNPLRHFQQRPDDLKNVRNHSAGGLRQFMAINPQMGLQTRNPPAAPHHLPHTQPWRSRSNITLDSCGYSCFHVVNPFQAGHYIIHPEFVSEFLR